The sequence TCTTAATAATTATAGTCGTTCTCTGAACTCCTTAATTATTAGAATGGTGGAGTAATTCTTCTAGGTGTATTACTTATTCTCATTATTGTATGGTTAGTGAGAAAGTACAGATAATTCTGACCTCATACCCTACAGGGTCTTTTTTTTAAAGATAATATTATGTTATGGTAGAAAAATTTATAAAATAAAAGTCCCAGATTTTATCTGGGCTTTTATTATTATTATTTATATTCTCCTAGCATAAATCTATAAAATGAAGGATTTACATAAACTTCTTTTGTTTTTAATTTTAAATTTTTATTTTTAGCTAACTCTTTTATTAGAGCATCTGATTTTTCAGGTAAAGTTAAAACATATGCTTCATATTCTCCTTCACTAGCAATATTAACTATTAACTTTTCAAATCCATCTATTTTTTCAGTTTGTAAGAATGGTTGCCACCAAGCATCGTAGATAAGATTTTCCTCATCAACCTCATCTTTTTTAGCATATTTATCAATAAGTTGTATAAATTTCATTTTATCAGCTTTATCTTTAAATTCAAATTGTAAGTCATATTCTAAAGGTGTAATTACTATTTGTCCATCTTCCATTACAATATTAGGAGTTGCTGGTTCTCCCCAATCTGGCATATGAAGGTATGCAGAAGTTTTTGGTTCAATCTGAACTTTAGCATCTAATCCTTCACTTTTCATAAGAGCAATAAGCTGATTAGCATGTTTTATTCCATTATGCCCATAACTTAAAGATAATTCAGGATTAAAATTAGCATATGTAGATTTTATTTTAATATTATATCCTGTTGTAAGTTTTTTAGCTAATGCAATGTTTAAACTATCTATCAAAGAATTTTTTTCTATCACTTTAAAAGTTGAGTATTTTCTATTAATTCTTTCTATTATATTTTTATCAGAAATATTTCCTAAAGAATTTTCACTTATATCTTTAAAATTACTTATGTAATTTTCTAATTTTAAGTTTATATTTTTAGAATAATTTAAATCATCAACTGTTATAGCTTGTAAATCTACTAATACAGCTTTTGAAGCTAGTTCTTCTAATTTTTCTTTTTTAAGTTTTTTATATCCTTTTAATGAACGTTCTATTTTTTCTTTAGAGTAAGTATTAGATAGTTCTGTCATTTCAAGCTTATTTACACTCTCTTGGTAAATATCTTGTCCAAATAATGAAAAACTTAATAAAATACTTCCAATTAATATTTTTTTTCTCATAAATTTCTCCTTTAAACTATATATTCAAATATATTATATTATATCATATTTTTTTCAAAAAATAAAAAAAGAAAGCCACCTAGTCCATATAGGCAGCCTCCCAAGGGTTGTTAATTTATTATAACAAATATATATTCCTTTGTCAATATTAGAAGTTGTGAGATAGTGTCAAGCTAAACATATCATAGTAGTATTCTCTATTCCAAAAACTACTATACCCTAAGCTTACTAAGAAATCAGGATCTAGATAATATCCAAGTTTTATATTAAATATCCCTGCATCTCTTCCCACTTCTAATCCTTTTATTTTTTCTCCATTGTTAAGTCTGATGCTCTCTCTATTAGGAAAATCGTAGTTCCATTCTCCAGAAGCAGTTAGTAAAAATTTCTCTCTAAATTCTTGAGCATAAGTTACTCCTAAAGCTCCACTTCCAACTCTATCATCATTATCTTTTATATTATTATGAGCTTTCATAGTATATTGATTCCAATCTAAAGAGATATAAGGATAGATGATAGCTTTCTCTCCAAGAGAATACATATATCCTCCCTCTGCTCCTAATGAATAATCTTTAGTACGATATCTATAAGTTTCATAACTATTTTTACTTTCAGTATAACCAGCTTTTCCGATTATTAACCAGTTGTCTATATTTTTCCCTACATAGTAATCTATACCATAAGTTCTCACTCTAGCATCTTCATCACTATAATTCATTTTAGATTTAAGATATCCAACACTTACTCCAACATATATATCTGGATTAGAAATTAGATTACTATTTGTCCCCATCATAAATCCCTTTGTTTTTACATCATATTTAGATGAGGAATTATTGTAACTATTTTCTAACTCTCCTATGTATTCAAGATATTGATTACTGTTACTATAACCAGCTCTACCAAATTTTTTAAATATTATATTTTTTCTAAATTGTTCTTTACCTCTATTACTTAGAATTTTACTATGTATCTCTCCCATATTATTAAAATTTTCTTGTGCTAAAAGGAGAGAAGAGGATAAAAGAAAAATTATTCCTAGATATTTTTTCATAATCTACCTCTAGTTTCTTTTCTTTCCAAAAATTCTTAATAGATAAAGGAATAGGTTGATAAAGTCTAAGTATAGATTTAAAGCTCCTATTATTCCCATCTTTTCTACCATCTCTTCATCACTACCAGCAATGTTGTAGGCAATATATTTTATTCTATTGATATCAAAAGCTATTAGTCCAGAAAAAATTACTACTCCAAGTATAGTTCCTACCCAATAAAGCATAGGTGCTTTAATAAAGATATTGATAAGTGAGATTATAATTATAGTAATTAATCCTGTCATTAAAAATTTGCTATACTTTGTTAAGTCCTCTTTTGTAGTATAACCATATACCCCAATTACTATAAACATTATAGTTGTAACTCCTAAAGTATATAGTATAGATATGGGATGGAATACAAAGGCTAGACTAGAAAATAGTATTCCATTCATCAAAGCATAAACATAAAATAAAAATCTAGCAGTAACAGATGACATCTTATTAATTCCTAAACTTAAGAAAAATACAAGAGCAACCTCAGCTAAAGCTATCAATTTAAAATATCTAGCTAGAGTATAAACTAACTCTGAATTAAAGAAAAATACATAGATAGGAACTAAAGTAGTAATAAATAATCCTCCTATCATATTTAACATAACTTTTCTTACAAAGGCATTGCTCACTTCAGTGCTTATGTTAGACACATCTCTTTCAAAATAATCATTGTAATTCATTTTATCAGCTCCTTTTTTAACTAATAATTATTTGTGATAATTTGTAATTTCATATTATAAAGCCATTTTATATATAGCTAAAACATCTTCTTTATATAGTTTTTTCATACTTCCCAATGCTCCAAACATTGTAGCTTGTTCTGCCATCTTATCTAATTTACTTTCATCTATTCCCACTTCTTTAAGGGTACTTGGAATACCTAATGAAGAGAAAAACTCTCTTGTTTTATTAATAGCTTTATTTGCTATTTCCATATTATTTTCTCCATCTAAGTTCCATACATTTTTACCATACTCTACAAATCTATGTACATTCTCTTCTGATAATACATATTTCATCCAATATGGTGTAAGTATTCCTAATCCCACTCCATGTGTTATATCATAAAAAGCACTTAGCTCATGTTCCATTCCATGTGTAGCCCAATCAGTAGATACTTTTCCATATGTTACCATTCCATTTAGAGCAAGAGAACTTGTCCACATAAGATTGGCTCTAGCTTCATAATCATCTAATTCATTGTAAGCTATTGGCCCATATTCAATAACAGTTTTCATCATAGCTTCCATTAAACGATTTTGTAGATATCCTTCTTGGTCTGGAGTGAAATATTGTTCAAATAGATGACTCAATATATCTACTACTCCAGCAGCAGTATGATATTGATTTACAGTAAAAGTATATTCAGGGTCTAATATAGAGAATACAGGTCTTAATAAATCATGTCCTATTGCTAATTTTTGATTAGTATGCATATTTGAGATAACTGAGTTTCCATTCATCTCACTACCAGTAGCAGCTAATGTAAGAATAGATGCCACAGGTAAAGCAGATGTTAATGTATTTAATTTTTGTTCTACATATAAATCTTGCCACACATCTCCATAATAATTAGCTTGAGCAGCAATAGCTTTAGAGCAATCTATTACACTTCCTCCTCCCATAGCAATAATAAGATTTATTCCCATCTTTCTACAAAGCTCTGCTCCTGCATATACAGAGTCTATTCTAGGGTTCGGATCTATATTAGGCAACTTATAGATATGAATTCCAGATTTTTTTAAACTTTCTACTACAACATCAAAAAGTCCACTCTTCTTAACACTTCCTTTTCCATAAACTAGAAGTACTTTATCTCCATATCTCTTGGCTTCTTTTCCAACTTCATTTACCTTTCCTCTTCCAAATAGAACCTTAGTTGGAATATTGTAATTAAAATTTTTCATTTTAATCCCTCCCTTTTATAATGTTCATATATTTTTATTTTAATCTTTTACTCTTGTAAAAGCTAAGTCTACAATTTTTACTCCATCTACACCAGCACTAGTAATTCCACCAGCATATCCAGCTCCCTCTCCTATTGGATATAGTCCATATACATTGACAGACATACCTTTTATATCTCTTATAATTCTTACAGGGGCAGAAGTCCTAGTTTCTGGTGCTATAAGGTTGGCATTTCTTGAAATAAACATAGGATTTTTACTCCAATATTCAAAGGCAGATTTCATATTATCTACTATTACTTCTGGGAAAAAATCATTTAGATTATATGAAGTCTTTTTCATCTCATAACTACTCTCTATCTCATAAGTAGTTTTTTTATTGTTCATAAAATCTAAAACTCCTTGATATAGAGCCCCATACCCTTGCCCTAACTCATAAGTTTTTCTCTCCAATTTTTCTTGAAACTCCATTCCAGCAAATAGATGGCTACCAAAATCATTTTCCTTTACTCCTACTACAATAGCTGAATTGGAAAATCTTCCATCTCTTTGAGAATAGCTCATACCATTTACAAGAGAGGTATTAAGCTCTGATGAAGCATTGACTATAACTCCTCCTGGACACATACAGAAAGAGAATACCCCTCTCTCCTCAGCTCTGTTATTATAAGTTACACTATAAGTAGCTGAACCTAATAACTCATTATCAGCAAATTTTCCATATTGCATTTTATCTATATCGCATCTAGGGTGTTCTATTCTAGCTCCAATAGCAAAAGGCTTACTTTCCATCTGTACTCCATTTTTATGTAACATTCTATATGTATCTCTAGCTGAGTGTCCAATGGCAAGTATTACAGAGTTAAAGCTATGATACTCCTTTTCTCCTGTGGAATTTATTATATCAATTCCTGATATCTTTCCATTTTTTATATGGATATTTTCTAATCTATGATTAAAGAAAAATTTTCCACCAAGAGATTTTATCTTCTCTCTTAAATTTTTTACAACTATCTTTAAAATATCAGTACCTACATGTGGCTTATAGTCCCATAAAATATTTGATGGAGCTCCACACTCTACCAATGTTTCAAAAATCTTATCCATATATTCACTTTTTATTCTTGTATTTAGCTTTCCATCAGAGTAAGTTCCTGCTCCTCCCTCTCCAAATTGTATATTTGAGTTAGGGTTAAGGATAGAGTTTTTAACAAAGTTTTCAGTTGTGATATCTCTTTTATCTACCTCTTCTCCTCTTTCAAAAACAATAGGTATAAATCCATATTCAGCAAGCCTAAGAGCAGCAAAAAGTCCAGCTGGACCAGCTCCTATTACAGCTA is a genomic window of Fusobacterium mortiferum ATCC 9817 containing:
- a CDS encoding autotransporter outer membrane beta-barrel domain-containing protein, producing the protein MKKYLGIIFLLSSSLLLAQENFNNMGEIHSKILSNRGKEQFRKNIIFKKFGRAGYSNSNQYLEYIGELENSYNNSSSKYDVKTKGFMMGTNSNLISNPDIYVGVSVGYLKSKMNYSDEDARVRTYGIDYYVGKNIDNWLIIGKAGYTESKNSYETYRYRTKDYSLGAEGGYMYSLGEKAIIYPYISLDWNQYTMKAHNNIKDNDDRVGSGALGVTYAQEFREKFLLTASGEWNYDFPNRESIRLNNGEKIKGLEVGRDAGIFNIKLGYYLDPDFLVSLGYSSFWNREYYYDMFSLTLSHNF
- a CDS encoding Bax inhibitor-1/YccA family protein, producing the protein MNYNDYFERDVSNISTEVSNAFVRKVMLNMIGGLFITTLVPIYVFFFNSELVYTLARYFKLIALAEVALVFFLSLGINKMSSVTARFLFYVYALMNGILFSSLAFVFHPISILYTLGVTTIMFIVIGVYGYTTKEDLTKYSKFLMTGLITIIIISLINIFIKAPMLYWVGTILGVVIFSGLIAFDINRIKYIAYNIAGSDEEMVEKMGIIGALNLYLDFINLFLYLLRIFGKKRN
- a CDS encoding NAD(P)/FAD-dependent oxidoreductase, translated to MRINVNNIIVSLERNQDKEIIKEIEKRGVKRNNIKSIIWSKRSIDSRKKSDIKLIYNLEVELETPVDITTLKNISLAKDIEKATREPILSIDKEVAVIGAGPAGLFAALRLAEYGFIPIVFERGEEVDKRDITTENFVKNSILNPNSNIQFGEGGAGTYSDGKLNTRIKSEYMDKIFETLVECGAPSNILWDYKPHVGTDILKIVVKNLREKIKSLGGKFFFNHRLENIHIKNGKISGIDIINSTGEKEYHSFNSVILAIGHSARDTYRMLHKNGVQMESKPFAIGARIEHPRCDIDKMQYGKFADNELLGSATYSVTYNNRAEERGVFSFCMCPGGVIVNASSELNTSLVNGMSYSQRDGRFSNSAIVVGVKENDFGSHLFAGMEFQEKLERKTYELGQGYGALYQGVLDFMNNKKTTYEIESSYEMKKTSYNLNDFFPEVIVDNMKSAFEYWSKNPMFISRNANLIAPETRTSAPVRIIRDIKGMSVNVYGLYPIGEGAGYAGGITSAGVDGVKIVDLAFTRVKD
- a CDS encoding iron-containing alcohol dehydrogenase; amino-acid sequence: MKNFNYNIPTKVLFGRGKVNEVGKEAKRYGDKVLLVYGKGSVKKSGLFDVVVESLKKSGIHIYKLPNIDPNPRIDSVYAGAELCRKMGINLIIAMGGGSVIDCSKAIAAQANYYGDVWQDLYVEQKLNTLTSALPVASILTLAATGSEMNGNSVISNMHTNQKLAIGHDLLRPVFSILDPEYTFTVNQYHTAAGVVDILSHLFEQYFTPDQEGYLQNRLMEAMMKTVIEYGPIAYNELDDYEARANLMWTSSLALNGMVTYGKVSTDWATHGMEHELSAFYDITHGVGLGILTPYWMKYVLSEENVHRFVEYGKNVWNLDGENNMEIANKAINKTREFFSSLGIPSTLKEVGIDESKLDKMAEQATMFGALGSMKKLYKEDVLAIYKMAL